The Capsicum annuum cultivar UCD-10X-F1 chromosome 3, UCD10Xv1.1, whole genome shotgun sequence genomic sequence GACTCCTAATGACGAACCACCACCATTGACAATGACACAAAGGCACCGTGGGTTAGACTGCAACACCCCAGAGAGGGAGGAGCAGCAAGAAGCCGGTGGCGTTTTCGCACTTCCGGTGACAAAGCTAAGGCATGAAGCCATAGTAATAAGTGTACTTGTGCAATCAGACTGAGCCATGACTTCTACTGAAATCATGGTGGACATAATTGTAACTAATGTCATGCAAATTAGAGCAATTCCCTTGGAAGCCATTCTTggagaaaataattatatttatgatCTTTTGTGGCTCCTAAGGAAGAATTTATGGCTTTTGTGTGCCTTAGCTTTGTGAGTGATGTTATGGGAGAGCAATGGGGGTATTTATAGTGTGAGTTTCTAATTACTTATCTTACAATAGAATATATCTTCTTctttgaaaaaaggaaaaaagaaaaaagggattTGGGGGTTGAAAGAACAAATTACAAAGTGACCCCATTGgtaattaattaataatagttCACCATCTAGAATTATGGTGAGATAGATAAGATGGTCTCTCGCTAATAAGATATCTCATGTTTGTGTCCTAAGgctgaaaatgaaaaaaaacttgATAGAGAATGATGTTCCctataatttttcttatgcaaCACAAGTCGAGATTCCATAATAAATATTAGACCTCAGATggtaaataggaaaaaaaaaaaactactaataGTAAGAGTTTATGAGGTCAGATTTGGAAATGGGGTAACATAGTATTTTTAAATAGCGTGTTATTGAGACTAAtcaagttgaaaattaatttaactatTATTCAAtagtaatatataaaaattaattaatttacgCATGCATGCCGTGAGATTTATACGGCTAGTCGGCTACAATGTATCGATAACCTAAGACTTTAGAATGgggggaattttttttttattcgtCTTTGTATCTGATATTAGTATTGGAATCCGATTAAATGTAAATTTGTGCATTGCATGAGTAATTTTTGGGGACGATACttcaaatagtttttttttcCATGTCCATAGGCGCAAacccaaaatatttaataatGGACCGACAATTTCAACTTGTCAATCATCTCACTACAACTCATATCAAAAGGGGGGAAGTTTACCTGTATAGATAGCATAGGAATCCTAATTAAGCTGATGACCTAACTCCAAGAAATAATATGTACACTTGTAGACTAAAGTTGTATAATTAAGTCAGTGAAATGAATACAAAATACAGTAAGGTCTAAGAAGATTCGTCATTCATCTAAGTTATGATAAGCTAAAAAGGTTATTTTATTCATTGTTATGAAACTATCATGCAAAACTTATAATTTCATGGGCAAGTGGAGGCCTCGATAG encodes the following:
- the LOC124897039 gene encoding non-specific lipid transfer protein GPI-anchored 5-like isoform X2; translation: MASKGIALICMTLVTIMSTMISVEVMAQSDCTSTLITMASCLSFVTGSAKTPPASCCSSLSGVLQSNPRCLCVIVNGGGSSLGVQINQTQALALPSACNLQTPPVSRCYEGAPTEGTPDSSTGVAVTGSKASGSSTSDGSSLKVPVRAAVAIVIFMASYISMI